The following coding sequences are from one Eucalyptus grandis isolate ANBG69807.140 chromosome 11, ASM1654582v1, whole genome shotgun sequence window:
- the LOC104427993 gene encoding epoxide hydrolase A has translation MEKIEHATVRTNGINMHVASVRDGPDTVLFLHGFPELWYSWRPQMVSLAALGYRTVAPDLRGFGSTDAPLRMESYTAFHVVGDLVGMLDALGIGQAFVVGHDWGAIMAWYLCLLRPDRVRALVNTSVPWCPGGTCFPSDPEKKPVESIRAMYGDDHYVCRFQEPGEIEEDFAKADPPKLIQLFLTTRNPGPPRVPKDLGYSGRTKLLEGSQVDLPSSLTEEDINYYATQFSRTGFTGGLNYYRCLDLYVPLSKLMLASRLNV, from the exons ATGGAGAAGATCGAGCACGCGACTGTTCGCACCAATGGCATAAACATGCACGTGGCGTCTGTCCGCGACGGCCCCGACACCGTCCTCTTCCTCCACGGCTTCCCGGAGCTCTGGTACTCGTGGCGCCCCCAGATGGTGTCCCTCGCGGCCCTCGGCTACCGCACCGTCGCGCCCGACCTCCGGGGCTTTGGCAGCACCGACGCACCGCTGCGCATGGAGTCGTACACGGCGTTCCACGTGGTGGGGGACCTGGTGGGGATGCTGGACGCGCTGGGGATCGGGCAGGCGTTCGTGGTGGGGCACGACTGGGGGGCGATCATGGCGTGGTACTTGTGCCTGCTCAGGCCCGACCGAGTGAGGGCGTTGGTCAACACAAGCGTCCCGTGGTGCCCCGGCGGCACGTGTTTCCCGAGTGATCCGGAGAAGAAGCCCGTCGAGTCGATAAGGGCGATGTACGGAGATGATCACTATGTTTGCAGGTTTCAG GAACCTGGAGAGATAGAAGAGGACTTTGCAAAAGCTGATCCTCCCAAACTCATTCAGCTGTTCCTCACAACCCGCAACCCAGGCCCACCTCGCGTCCCTAAGGATCTAGGGTACTCGGGAAGGACCAAACTGTTGGAGGGCAGCCAGGTTGACTTGCCCTCTTCGCTGACGGAGGAGGACATCAACTACTACGCCACCCAATTCAGCCGGACCGGCTTCACCGGAGGATTAAACTATTACCGTTGTTTGGACTTGTATGTTCCTCTCTCTAAGCTTATGCTCGCTTCCAGGTTAAATGTTTGA
- the LOC104426872 gene encoding RNA-binding protein 48, which translates to MPRYKDEPPAVRVYTVCDESRYLIVRNVPALGCGDELLKLFATYGDVEECKPMDEEDCEPYTDVYWIKFCLDCNARFAKKKLDEYVFYGNRLQVSYAPHFESLSDTREKLEARRKEVLARSNSGRFKGTATSSSVGLVKSSANASSSQNSAVGQQIFNPKSASQLIPHADSSPYSRVSSELDYFQSHSMNQTVRLVRDKLNKIESSGERPQSGPAVKKARVDNRRRI; encoded by the exons ATGCCTCGATACAAAGACGAGCCTCCCGCAGTTCGCGTCTACACGGTCTGTGATGAATCGAG GTACCTTATCGTGAGGAATGTTCCCGCGTTAGGATGTGGAGATGAGCTGTTGAAGCTCTTCGCCACTTACGGCGACGTTGAAGA ATGTAAACCGATGGATGAAGAAGACTGTGAGCCGTACACTGATGTTTATTGGATCAAGTTTTGTCTCGATTGCAATGCTAG GTTTGCAAAGAAAAAGTTGGATGAGTATGTATTCTATGGGAATAGACTGCAAGTTTCGTATGCTCCCCATTTTGAGAGCCTCTCTGATACAAGAGAGAAGTTAGAAGCTAGAAGAAAGGAAGTTCTTGCTCGGTCTAACT CTGGAAGATTCAAGGGTACTGCCACCTCTAGCAGTGTCGGTCTGGTCAAGTCTTCGGCTAATGCAAGTTCCTCGCAGAATAGTGCTGTTGGTCAACAGATCTTCAATCCTAAGAG TGCATCGCAGCTCATTCCTCATGCTGACAGTTCTCCATATTCAAGGGTTTCCTCAGAGTTG GATTATTTTCAATCCCATTCGATGAATCAGACAGTGCGGTTGGTCAGAGACAAGCTCAATAAG ATTGAATCAAGTGGTGAGCGTCCGCAATCAGGACCTGCAGTGAAGAAAGCTCGCGTGGACAACAGAAGGagaatttga